In a single window of the Leptospira sanjuanensis genome:
- a CDS encoding ABC transporter permease — MILSPILKKRFQKFQANKRAWYALNILLISYVISLFAPFIANNQPLIVSYQGKWHFPIFAFYPESQFGGENLTPPNYKKLAKRDDFLTGSNWILFAPVPYGYNEDNLESLEEGETPPSSPNRKHWLGTDDRGRDVFTRVFYAYRNALSFGLILVFLELAMGTLIGGMQGYFGGKTDILLQRIIEILSAIPFLYLILIVGAFFGRGFTVLLITYGALSWIGISYYMRGEFYKLKQLTYVDSAKALGVSSFRIMLRHILPNAITPLVTFLPFTLIGSISILSALDFLGYGIPAPNPSWGEMIGQGRERLSAWWLITFPSSALFFTILLTSFIGEGLRDSFDSREKAVYE, encoded by the coding sequence ATGATTCTGAGTCCGATCTTAAAAAAACGATTTCAGAAATTCCAGGCGAACAAACGGGCCTGGTACGCCTTAAACATATTATTGATTTCTTATGTGATTTCCTTGTTCGCGCCTTTCATCGCGAACAATCAACCTTTGATCGTAAGTTATCAGGGGAAATGGCATTTCCCGATTTTTGCGTTTTATCCCGAGTCGCAATTCGGAGGGGAAAATCTAACCCCCCCGAACTACAAAAAACTCGCGAAACGAGACGACTTCCTCACCGGTTCCAATTGGATCCTATTCGCTCCCGTTCCTTACGGTTACAACGAGGACAACTTGGAAAGTTTGGAAGAAGGGGAAACCCCTCCCTCTTCCCCCAATCGGAAACACTGGCTTGGGACGGACGATCGAGGGCGCGACGTTTTTACGAGAGTCTTTTACGCTTACAGAAACGCTCTGAGCTTCGGACTTATATTAGTATTTCTTGAACTAGCGATGGGAACTTTGATCGGCGGAATGCAGGGTTACTTCGGAGGAAAAACGGATATTCTCCTGCAGAGAATCATTGAAATTCTTTCCGCGATCCCCTTCTTATATTTGATTCTGATCGTGGGCGCGTTTTTCGGAAGAGGGTTTACGGTTTTATTGATCACGTACGGCGCGTTGAGTTGGATCGGCATTTCGTATTATATGCGCGGAGAATTCTACAAACTCAAACAGCTGACCTATGTGGACTCCGCAAAAGCGTTGGGAGTCAGTTCGTTTCGAATCATGCTGCGACACATACTTCCGAATGCGATCACGCCCCTCGTAACGTTCTTGCCGTTTACGCTGATCGGATCGATTTCCATTCTAAGCGCATTGGACTTTCTCGGTTACGGAATTCCAGCGCCGAATCCGTCTTGGGGAGAAATGATCGGGCAAGGAAGAGAACGATTGAGTGCATGGTGGCTCATCACGTTTCCGTCGTCAGCGCTCTTTTTCACGATTTTATTGACTTCGTTTATCGGAGAAGGACTGAGAGACTCTTTCGATTCCAGAGAAAAGGCGGTGTATGAATGA
- a CDS encoding ABC transporter permease subunit gives MKKYFLKRFLLIIPTLLGMTFIVFLISHFAPGGPLETEIAKIRGYANAQGGSAKTISEEEIDIIKKRLHLDKPVGIAYLYWLKEILSFNLGESRLHTRQVTDLILEKLPVSLTFGLSGFFLSYLICIPLGIAKALQNGERFDIASSGIILITYSIPVFALSVLLLYTFASGELLSIFPLGHEVSDEYESLSSWEKIVDRIQHMFLPVICYVSGSFAVLTLLMKNSLLEQISKEYVRTALSKGFSFKEAIFKHAFRNSLIPIATGFGSNLSLIFAGSLVIELVFNIDGMGLLSFQAVTERDTDLMMGLLLVQSLLSLIGNILSDFCYVLIDPRIQFE, from the coding sequence ATGAAAAAATATTTCCTGAAACGATTTCTTCTCATCATCCCGACTTTGTTGGGAATGACGTTTATCGTTTTTTTGATTTCTCATTTTGCGCCCGGCGGTCCGCTTGAAACCGAAATCGCAAAGATCCGAGGATATGCGAACGCGCAAGGCGGGAGCGCAAAAACGATCTCCGAAGAAGAAATAGACATCATCAAAAAAAGATTACATTTAGATAAACCCGTCGGCATCGCTTATCTTTACTGGCTCAAAGAAATTCTTAGCTTTAACCTGGGAGAATCCAGACTACATACGCGGCAAGTGACGGATTTGATTTTGGAAAAACTTCCCGTTTCGCTTACGTTCGGTCTTTCTGGTTTTTTTCTTTCCTATTTGATTTGTATTCCGCTCGGAATCGCAAAGGCTCTTCAGAACGGAGAACGATTCGATATCGCTTCCAGCGGAATCATCCTAATCACGTATTCGATTCCTGTGTTCGCACTTTCCGTGTTACTGCTTTACACGTTCGCTTCGGGAGAATTATTGTCGATCTTCCCGCTCGGTCACGAGGTTTCGGACGAATACGAATCCTTATCCTCTTGGGAAAAGATCGTCGATCGAATCCAACATATGTTCCTCCCGGTGATTTGTTACGTTTCCGGTTCGTTCGCGGTTCTCACATTGTTGATGAAGAATTCCCTCTTGGAACAAATCTCGAAAGAATACGTTCGCACCGCTCTTTCCAAGGGATTCAGTTTTAAGGAAGCGATCTTCAAACACGCGTTTCGAAATTCTTTGATTCCGATCGCGACCGGCTTCGGAAGCAATCTCAGTTTGATTTTCGCGGGCTCGCTCGTCATCGAACTCGTATTCAACATCGACGGAATGGGACTTTTAAGTTTCCAAGCCGTCACGGAAAGAGACACCGATCTGATGATGGGACTTTTATTGGTTCAAAGTCTTCTTTCATTGATCGGAAATATTCTTTCCGATTTCTGTTACGTCCTTATCGATCCGAGGATTCAATTCGAATGA
- a CDS encoding lipocalin-like domain-containing protein, with protein sequence MIDFRNHHNFFRITVNRLIGIYFLFPIFFTLHADDRPFVFPKDHSFHPSYKVEWCYFVGIIRSSDGKRYGYELSFFKGIFGKNREAFPVHFAISDLENKKHETAQIVERKLGGMAGYDGKRIFSGDFVLEIRGKTEFHLIAKPKNVPGLSLDLHLSAKDSNILIHGDNGKSIKSRKNPDFYSYYYSIPGLSTQGELVFNGKKIRIESGSSWMDHEWSSPMDSTRQAELSDKSNSWDWICIQLEDGTDLMAFNFRETPGSASESFGTLRLKSGQKTKFEREGEILFLHDSSVWKSRRTDKKYPLLWNLTTRATQEDSTLQLIIEPFFEDQEFDSRPTTGFSYWEGAVKVRGTRAGKSVQGFGYLELKGNRD encoded by the coding sequence ATGATCGATTTCAGGAATCATCACAACTTCTTTCGGATTACGGTCAATCGACTAATCGGAATCTATTTTTTATTCCCTATTTTTTTTACGCTTCACGCGGACGATCGGCCCTTCGTCTTTCCCAAGGATCATTCCTTTCATCCTTCGTATAAAGTGGAATGGTGTTATTTCGTGGGAATTATCCGTTCTTCGGACGGAAAACGATACGGATACGAGCTGAGTTTTTTCAAAGGGATTTTCGGCAAGAATAGGGAAGCGTTTCCCGTTCACTTTGCGATCTCCGATCTGGAAAACAAAAAACACGAAACCGCGCAAATCGTTGAACGAAAGTTAGGCGGTATGGCGGGTTACGACGGAAAACGGATTTTTAGCGGTGACTTCGTTCTCGAAATTCGAGGAAAAACGGAATTTCACTTGATCGCAAAACCGAAAAACGTCCCCGGACTTTCGCTGGATCTGCATCTCAGCGCAAAGGATTCAAATATTCTAATACACGGAGACAATGGGAAATCGATCAAGAGCAGAAAAAATCCCGATTTCTATTCGTATTATTACAGCATCCCCGGACTTTCCACACAAGGAGAACTCGTTTTCAACGGGAAAAAGATTCGGATCGAAAGCGGCAGTTCTTGGATGGACCATGAATGGAGCAGTCCGATGGATTCCACAAGACAAGCGGAACTCTCGGACAAATCCAATTCTTGGGATTGGATCTGCATCCAACTCGAGGACGGAACCGATCTGATGGCGTTTAACTTTCGGGAAACTCCCGGCTCCGCTTCGGAAAGTTTCGGAACGCTCCGATTGAAGTCCGGACAAAAAACGAAATTCGAAAGAGAAGGCGAAATACTTTTCTTACACGATTCTTCCGTTTGGAAAAGTCGGCGCACCGATAAAAAATATCCTCTTCTATGGAATCTGACCACTCGAGCGACACAAGAAGATTCGACTCTCCAGCTTATAATAGAACCATTCTTTGAAGATCAAGAATTCGATTCCAGACCTACAACCGGATTCAGTTATTGGGAAGGAGCGGTAAAAGTTCGAGGAACGAGAGCCGGAAAATCCGTTCAAGGTTTCGGATACTTGGAGCTTAAAGGAAATCGCGATTGA
- a CDS encoding ABC transporter ATP-binding protein, producing the protein MISIKDLSISFYTKSGFGFKKNRIAAVDGVSLEIASNEILGLVGESGCGKSTLGRGLVKLLKPESGTIHFEDTEISSLSSSEFFPLRKNLQIIFQDPYSSLNPRMTIAEILREGLEIHEKLSTEEAESKIKDILQRVNLSSDILSRFPHEFSGGQRQRIAIARALVLKPKFVICDESVSALDVSTGTQVLKLLVELKNEFGLSYLFISHDLGVVKSISDRIAVMYLGKIVELGKTKDIVSSPAHPYTKALFQSTFDVYDRKKIRIPLQGEIPSVVHKPSGCHFHTRCPIAQDLCKKEIPVWKENENGQKVLCHFPLGKGK; encoded by the coding sequence ATGATCTCCATCAAAGACCTATCCATCAGTTTTTATACGAAATCCGGATTCGGATTCAAAAAGAATCGAATCGCCGCGGTCGACGGGGTAAGTCTTGAAATCGCAAGTAATGAAATTCTCGGATTAGTGGGAGAATCCGGCTGCGGTAAGTCCACGTTAGGAAGAGGTCTTGTAAAACTTTTAAAACCCGAATCGGGTACGATTCATTTTGAAGATACGGAGATTTCTTCCCTTTCTTCTTCCGAATTTTTTCCGCTTCGAAAAAATCTTCAGATCATCTTCCAAGATCCGTATTCTTCCCTGAACCCGAGGATGACGATTGCGGAAATTCTTAGGGAAGGTTTGGAAATTCACGAGAAACTTTCCACCGAAGAAGCCGAATCCAAAATCAAAGACATTCTGCAAAGAGTGAATCTATCATCCGATATTCTTTCGAGATTTCCCCACGAGTTTTCCGGCGGTCAAAGACAAAGGATCGCGATCGCAAGAGCGCTCGTTTTAAAACCGAAGTTTGTCATCTGTGACGAATCGGTTTCCGCACTGGACGTCTCCACGGGAACTCAAGTTTTAAAACTTTTGGTCGAATTAAAAAACGAATTCGGACTTTCGTATTTGTTTATCTCTCACGATCTGGGTGTGGTAAAATCGATCTCGGACAGGATTGCGGTCATGTATTTGGGGAAAATCGTCGAGCTCGGAAAAACGAAGGACATCGTTTCTTCTCCCGCTCATCCTTATACGAAAGCGTTATTTCAGTCGACGTTCGACGTTTATGATCGAAAGAAAATTCGTATTCCGCTCCAGGGAGAAATACCGAGCGTGGTTCATAAACCTTCCGGTTGTCACTTTCACACGCGATGTCCGATCGCACAGGATCTCTGTAAAAAGGAAATTCCCGTTTGGAAAGAAAACGAAAACGGACAAAAGGTTTTGTGTCACTTTCCGTTGGGAAAAGGAAAATGA
- a CDS encoding ABC transporter ATP-binding protein, whose product MNASSLLQVRNFSLDLYSENRWLPVLQNLSFDVRPGEILSLIGESGCGKSLTALALTRLIPSNISKVRSGEILYQGNDLLKLSAEEMRKIRGKEIAYIFQEPFAALNPLLKIEEQMIEAYLMHISDNRKEAIEKAKYLLSSVGITDIQQRLYSYPNQMSGGILQRISIAMALMCDPTLLIADEPTSAIDVTIQAQLVELLLRLQKQNGMSILFISHDFGLVGTIAHRIAVMYAGRIAEIGDTDSVIDSPNHPYTKDLLASIPSLAKSVEDLQPIQGIVPSPDQYPIGCHYSTRCKAVMNSCKETKPELFTVRSEKEPHLAACFLTKE is encoded by the coding sequence ATGAACGCTTCTTCTTTGCTTCAGGTTAGGAATTTTTCACTCGATCTCTATTCGGAAAACCGCTGGCTTCCCGTTCTTCAAAATTTAAGTTTCGACGTACGACCCGGTGAAATTCTTTCTTTGATCGGGGAATCGGGCTGCGGCAAGTCTTTGACAGCGCTCGCACTGACGCGTTTGATTCCTTCCAATATTTCTAAGGTTCGCTCGGGTGAAATTTTATACCAAGGAAACGATCTTTTAAAACTTTCCGCCGAGGAAATGAGAAAGATCCGAGGAAAAGAAATCGCTTATATCTTTCAAGAACCGTTTGCCGCTCTCAATCCTTTGTTGAAAATCGAAGAACAAATGATCGAAGCGTATCTGATGCACATTTCGGATAACCGCAAAGAGGCGATTGAAAAAGCGAAGTATCTTTTGTCTTCGGTCGGAATCACGGACATTCAACAAAGATTATATTCCTATCCGAATCAGATGAGCGGAGGAATTCTCCAGCGAATCAGCATCGCGATGGCGTTGATGTGCGATCCGACTCTTCTCATCGCCGACGAGCCGACGAGCGCGATCGACGTAACGATCCAAGCACAGCTTGTGGAACTTCTTCTCCGCCTTCAAAAACAAAACGGAATGTCGATTCTCTTTATCTCGCACGACTTCGGTTTAGTCGGAACGATCGCGCATCGAATCGCTGTTATGTATGCGGGAAGAATCGCGGAGATCGGAGACACGGATTCCGTCATCGATTCGCCGAATCATCCTTATACGAAGGATTTGCTCGCGTCGATTCCGTCGCTCGCCAAATCGGTAGAGGACTTGCAACCGATTCAAGGAATCGTTCCTTCGCCCGATCAGTACCCGATCGGTTGTCATTATTCCACGCGTTGTAAAGCTGTGATGAATTCGTGCAAAGAAACCAAACCGGAATTGTTTACAGTACGCTCCGAAAAAGAACCGCATCTGGCCGCTTGTTTTTTAACGAAAGAATAG